From the Lemur catta isolate mLemCat1 chromosome 1, mLemCat1.pri, whole genome shotgun sequence genome, the window CTGCTGGGTAGCaggagaaacacacacatacacacacacacacacacacacacacacacacacacacactgcaatgcactgaatgtttgtgtctccccaaaagcCATATGTTGAAATCCCCATCCCTAGTGtggtggtgttaggaggtggggccttcgggAGCTGATTAGGTTGTGAAGGGTAAAGCCCTCGAATGCAACAAATGCTCTTAtgaaagggaccccagagagctctctcgcCCTCTTGTGAGAGTACAGCTAGAAGCTGGCCATCTGCAAGCATGCAGAGGAGGGCCCTCCCCAGAACCCAACCTTGCTGGCCCCTGATCTTGTgtccagcctccaggactatgagaaaaaaatttctgttgtttataagccacttgGTCAATggtactctgttatagcagcctggaCTAAGacccatatacatacacatacatatatacatacacttatgcgtgcgcgcacgcacacacacacacatacacacagctcagtaggtgttgaataaatgaatggatgaaaaaaagtTGCTATGGATTAACTAATATTCAGATAAACACTTACATAAGAGCATACCAATCTTGTACATTGGTGTTTTCTCTTTTAGAACAACTGAGAAAGATTTAAAGTTTAGCACCTAGACTAAGACTTTTCCATGATACCCTAGGACATCTCAACAACTGACCCATGGGATTTAGTTACTTCCCCTTCTGCTTTTATTCCCTACCCCCACCAACAACAGAGGAGCCACTCTTGTGTTGGGATCCAGGAGACAGTTACAATCTGGTCCAAGTGGCTGGGTCCTTCTAATTGAGAGTCATCAAATCATAATGCTATAATTAACTACTTGGTTTAGGAGCACATGCAGAATTCCACCTGTGGACGAAACACAGCCAGCTTGGAAATGAGCCTGTGAAAAGGTGATTCAGCTCCTCCTGGGACCTGCCTCAGGCACACTCAGCTCCTCGGTGCACCCAAACTGCTCTCTGCTGGGCCCTGGGACAGTGTCCCTATAGCACAGAGGCAGTGAGGATTTCAGTCCCAAGATCTGCGTTTCCTACTGACCGGCCTGGTAGCTCCAGAGTAAGTTTCTTTGCCattctgtgcctcggtttctccATGGGGAGCACATCCTGTAGCCTCACAGGGCTCCTGGAAGGAACATGAGTGTGCCTAGTATCTGACACGAAGGGGACTCTGAATATAACAGTGGTTTGTAGTGGCTTGAGTGGTAGCTCCCAAAAAGATTTGCGcatgtcctaatccctagaaTCCATGACTGTTACTGTATCCaaaaaaagggtctttgcaaaGGTAATCAAGTggaggatcttgagatgagagcACCCTGGGTTATCCAGGTAGGTCCTatatccaatgacaagtgtctttGTAAGAGACGGAAGAGGAAAAGACACAAGAAGGGAAGGCTGTgcaaagacagaggcagagactagaGTGATGTGTCTACCAGGCAAGGAGCacctggagcccccagaagctggaggaagcaaggaaggatcctcctgTAGAGCCACCAGAGGTTGCTGATGCACtatctttttttcctaagagatggggtcttgctatattgcccaggctggtcttgaattcctagcctcaagcaatcctcctgcctcagcctcctgaataagCATTATCctgaggttaaaaaaacaaatcaggctgggcgcggtggctcacgcctgtaatcctagccctctgggaggccgaggcgggtggatcgctcaaggccaggagttcgaaaccagcctgagcgagatcctgtctctactaaaaatagaaataaattatctggacaactaaaaatatatatagaaaaaattagcctggcatgttggcgcatgcctgtagtcccagctactcaggaggctgaggcagtaggatcgcttaagcccaggagtttgaggttgctgtgaactaggctgacgccacggcactcactctagcccgggcaacaaagtgagattctgtctcaaaaaaataaaaaaataaaataaaataaaataaaataaaatcctcgTTTTGATCTTAAATCTTATAAAACTCTTTTACAATATCTTGAAACATGTAGATATGTGGCTGTTCTCAGCGGAAGGGCATTTGGTTGTTACAATGTTGTCATCGTAATTCCCAGCCACGCAGCAACTGCACAATAACTGAGTACTTATAAGCTCTATTCATACATTTTCTAGAATTGTTCAGGAAAAATCCACACCTGGGCTTTGTCATCTTTAGCCTGATCCCAATCCTTGGACTCTGCTGACTTTTCCTTCTTAAGTGACGTTAAGTTCCAGTCATACTCTATGCTGCCAGATTCAATGGACTGACCATCAATTTTCACGTCGTAAGTAAGATCCGGTCTTAAAATCAGAGTGTAAAGGTGTGTAAAGGCATCAACCTGCACATGTTAGGGGGGAATAGGAGTAACAATGAAACCCTTGATATTTCAACACAGGTCTAAATATGCAATTTACAACAGTCATCAGTGGAGCCTCGTATAAACAGCAAGAAGAGAATATCTAGGACTATGGATTGATTTGACTATAAAAGGGTATCCTACCGAACAATCACCCTTTTGTAGGATACTTTCGAACTTTCCTAACAGCCTTTAAGTCATTGGTCCCCTTTGTGCAAAGACAATGGCCCCACCCATCAACCCACAGGCAATTATGACAGGGTGGTAGGTATCAACCAAAGGGCCACCACCATGTGCTGTTTGATTTAAGAAAAGTTCAATGAAAAGTAACTTCCTATTctatattctgaaatacaaagaTACCAAATGAAGTCCACTCTCAAATACATGTTTCTCTATATAAGGAAGAAGAACTTCCTAATGCTCTGAGGTGTGCAACCATTTAAGCTCTTTGGAGCAGGCCTGGTTTCTCTCTTTGTCACGGTTAAAGCTAGGGAAGCAGTCAACAAATATCCaacaaagaagggaaggaaggtgggtgggagggggcctgggaaggcgggggtgggaaggtggggaaTCCCTGGGACATGCCTGCCTGTCAGCAGCGGAGAGGACCCCTGAAGCATACtccagcagtggttctcaaagcatgGCCTGGCCAAACAGCATCACCTAGGTACCCACGGATGCCCATTCCCAGATCCCTCCCGACCTGTTGAATCGGAACCCGGGTGGGCCCAGCAGTTGATATCACAGCCCTCGGAGATCCGGATGGTGCTAAGGGTTGAAAGCCACTGCCCCACCGTCTCAAGAGCTCTGTGTCACGTCAGCAGCAGGCTTCCCTCCCTACTAAGCACCAACGCTAAAGGCCTCTTCGGTTCCCATGTGCACTGGCCCAGGGACAGGCTGCTGCTGTTCACTCTGTGGCTGATGGCTCTACCCAGTCTGCTCTGTGTCCCCCTCTAGGCTTCTGTAGCCCACCGTGACAGCCGAGTACCCACTTTTCCTAACACTCTTCTCCTGTCCTCTGCCGGCCTTCCCCTTGACCGCCCTTCCTAATTTACATTTTGGGCTCCATCACCCCAATTGCTGGCCAGGATTTGGccatcagcctcctgagcagtAAGGATGACTCCCACACTATGCTAATGGCTCCAAAACTGGTATCCTCAACCCCAACCATGTGCCTGAGCTTCAGATGCAAGTTTTTGACAACTTCCTGGGACCCGACACCTCTACCTGGATACCTGCTAGGATTTCATACCAACTGGTCCAAATACAAATCCTAATCTGTCTGAGCCCCCTCCTCGGCCTTTGTTTCCCCTCCCAGTTAATAAGAACACCACTGGGAGCCATGGCCTACATCTGCAGTACTCACATACCCAACATCACAGAGTCTTCCCGTGTGTTCTGCATCCCCCAGGCCTTCGCCTCACAATCTCATCTGTCCCCCTGCCTGTGGATCAACTGCTGCCTCTCCACCCATGAACACGCAAGTATTTTTCTAACATGCAAATCATATCCCCTCCTCTTGAGAGCTGACCACTGCCTACAGATGAGGGTCTGGACCTTTCCTCTACAGCATCGCAGAGTGAATCAGAGCCCCATGAGGGTCACTGTGCTCTTCCCTGAGAAGACCATCATGCCCACCTGCTGCCATGGCTCAAGGCTGCTTTGACAGCAGTGTGGGGCTGTCGTCTGCCTGTGTGCACTGTTCAGGGCCATGTGGACTTGCTGACTGAGGTGACCACATCCTGGCCTCCCTACAGAATGAGCTCCCTGGCACGTTCTAGGTTGGACCTCGCAGCCCTTGTGGCATCCTCTTCTTGCTCTCCCCACACCCTGGATGTGCAACTGAACGAGTTCTAGTGAATCGATCATAAAGACCTGCCCTTTGGTCCACACGCTAAGGAAGGGGGGAAGACTTGGATGGCGAGTTCCCTCTCGCCCCCACAGGAAGGGTGTCAGACTGCAGTGTGCAGAAGGGACTCGCTGATCCTTTGCAAACACCTTGTCAGTGGGTGGCACCCCAGCTAGGAATCCTTCAGGGCACAGGTCCCCTGCTTCCTGGCGCTTACATTCAAATTGGAGGGTGGGGGATGCTGGGGAGTGTGGTTCCCGTGGACCTAACACAAGTTGTCTCTTTGGAGAAGCCTGGGGCTGGGCCACTGGCAGCCACTCATGGCCATGTGAGTGTCCACTCAGCTCTAGGTCCCCACCAGAGCACAACCACTGAGTTATGAAGGGGGCCCTAagatgtatatacacacagtgtTATTTTCATAGGATTCCCTGGGTAAAAAGGCAAAACAGTATGAATATTTCATTGTAGAAATATTCCCTTTTAGAATGTTTTGGTGTATTTTGAAGATCATCTAATTTCTCCAGAATGTTCTTTTCAtactaaatatttcattctttgatAATAATGGATATGGCTGAAATGTGACTATCCTACTGTAACCCTCATGGCACAAATTATAATATTATGTCGTGGCTCACAGTTAAAAGTGAATGTGCCCTCCTGATCGggtaaaaatgttagaaaacaaatCAACGTGGACAAGTATCTCTAATGGGCctgctaaatgtttttttttttttttttttttttgagacagagtctcgctgtgttgcccgggctagagtgagtgccgtggcatcagcctagctcacagcaacctcaaactgctgggctcaagcaatcctactgcctcagcctcccgagtagctgggactacaggcatgcgccaccatgcccggctaatttttcctacatatatattttagttgaccagataatttctttctagtagagacggggtctcgctcttgctgaggctggtctcgaactcctgacctcgagcgatccacccgcctcggcctcccagagtgctaggattacaggcgtgagccactgcgcccggcccgcTAAATGTTTTAAGATCAAAACTATTTTCTCTAAACTTAGTCATCATCATCAGACAAGAGTTAACACAATCATTCACTTGCATACAAGAGCACTTACCTTACACCTGATTGGTTTCTTGTTTGCGTGATACTGATTCTTGAAATGTAAGATAATATGAACTTTCTTGATATCAAATCCGCAAATATCAGGtcctacacacaaaaaaaattagctgttcTCGATTTCCTTCCATAATGCGGTACCATAGACTACCCCACCCCGACCATTCTTAAATACATGAGACACGGGAAGCATGTATGTCCAGGAATAATCACATTAAGGTATTTGGATGAGGGCCaacccagtggctcacgcctgtagtcccagctactcaggaggctgaggctgaggcagaaggatcccttgagcccactagtttgaggctgcagtgagctatgatgacaccattgaatgcctagatgacagagtgagactccgactcaaaaaaaaaaaaaagatgttagtCTTGACTTCACAAAGCCATTAGCCAATGAAATAGGCGAACATACGCAAATCATTTAATAATGTCAAGACTCACTACTTATCACTATGAGGAAGATGCTGATGATGACAGTGATAACCCCCAAAAGAACACATATTTATGTTCTCAATAATAAACCCAAATTGTAAGCAAAAGAGAGATTGTGATCAGTATGTAGGTTCTGACCAACTGTGCAATCTAGAGGGTTCCATTCAAAAGTTAAGAACTTATAAATTGGCACTTACAGAGTTAAGTTTGCTCAATAAGGAAATAGAATTTCCTAGGACACTCTGTTCCAGGAGAGGGGGCCAGATAAGAGACTCTAGCTTTCTGAGTATGTAAAAGGAGGTTTACAGGTGGTCTCTGGAAAAGTCATCAAACCTGAGGATGTCTGGAATTTGCCCTGCTTTGGCTTTACTGACCTTAAACCTTAAGAATGTGCAAGAGAATCTGGTGTATTTCTGGCGCAGATGGAATTCCATTATGTACATTCACTGACCCAGGCCCCGACCCCGGGCAGCCTGAGAGGCAAACTCAGGGTAAACACAAGCAGACGACTACTATGATTTCTTCCACGTGACATGTAAGTGACATGAACTTGCAGTGATGACCCTccagaataaaaaatagagatcCAAGCTCCtgtcattattttaagaatattatcaATTTGTCAGAAGTAGCTGCATTGAACTTGGAAATGGCATTCTGTGGGATTAGCAGTGAACACCAAGTCTATGCCCCTGCTGAGTTCTTGAAGGACATGTTTCTGTAACTTCCTTTGTCATCACTTAAGAGCATtctagttcaatttttaaaacaaaagctatGCCATGTGAACTATTAGTATGAAAATCTACTTAGGATGGAGACATgcaatttattttccttcaaaattggACAGAATTTCCCTCTCTGTTCCTAAGCACCTACACACTTTTTGGGGGGGCTTCAGAACACACTCAGAACTGACCGGGAAACCTGGACATCATCCattaacagcaataataaaatacttatgcACACAGTGGATTTTCATAAGGAAATGTGGTAGACAGATGCGCTCTGAAGTCAGGTTATCTAACTCTGAGTGAGTAGTttaatctccctgagcctcagtttccttatttgcaaaatttATGCATAACCTATGCATATGTGTTTATGCAAATTTAAGGGCTCAGACAAGGGCCCAGTAAAATAcatttccctcctcttccttcttaaCAACCCATGAATCAGCAAGCTCCCCTCATACCAAAGGCTGGAGCTAACTCATTACAGGTAAGTGTTAAACAGTGACAGAGTGGGTTTGAGTAAAATGGAACCAATtttgagttaaaaacaaaaataatacagaaaatttattttaatcattttttcacTGCGAAGTATGCTGTTTCAACTCAGATGTAGCAGACATATCTGCTGCACATAGTTAAAAGTAGTATTTTGGTGACTATTTCTGGTTATCTTGTTCACCAAatgttaacaaatatttgtgaaatcaTCTCTAATACAacaggtttttttcccctatatcTCTGTcatctgttttgctttgctttttaagagacagggtcttgctctgttgcccaggctagagcacagtggtcatcacagctcactgcagccttgaactcctgaactcaagcgatcctcctgcctcagcctcccaaatagctgggactataggtgtgtgccaccacacccagctaatttgtcttatttttcctaGAGACAGGCTCTTattatgttgctcaagctggtttcaaattcctggcctcaactgatcctcccaccttggcctcccaaagtcctgggattatagatgtgagccaccacgcttggctcgTCATCCTGTTTTAAGAGAGCACCAATGATAACCAAAACCAAgatactttaatttcttttttaatcaaaatagaCACTTTTTCCATTCCAGATTTTAAATTCAAGAGTAAATATTCATGGCAGATCAGAAAGAActctgggcagggagagagggactGTCAAGTCAGTGGGGATTCTGTATCTACCTCACCCTGTGGCCTTAAAGAAGTCACCTTGATTTCTAAAATGACTGAGTGAGATTAAATccacacttgatcttagccaaaagaccAAGACGTGATTAAGCAGGATTATATCTAAATCAAATAAAGTGgtctaataaaatagaaagaacagATATAATATCCTTTCTACTCTCAAAACTCTGATTCGAAGTCACACTATGACCTGCcgtatatatgaaaatataagaacAGCATGACCAGGTGTTGGAAGCCTGAAGCTGATGAAGAGAAATTCAGAGATAAGCACGAAAAACCAAATGAGGGAGAAAAAGTCTACAAGCCATCCATGTCAGGAGACGaggaagaagaatttttttaaaaatgactcccaaatttggattctggataatttttttgtgctttttttttttttttccagagatgggtctcactatgttgcccagactggagtgcagtggcacaatatTAGgttactgcagcctccaactcctgggctcaagtgatcctcctgcctcagcctcccgagtagctgggactacgagCACACACCTTGAATGAGTATTTTTGAAGTACATTCATTCTTAAAGCGTTTTGAAGCCACATACTGCAGTTACGTCTATTTCCTGTGACTCAAAGTACTCCCTTCCCAGTTGTAGCACAAATGTTATTCAAGTGCCCCTGGTGACAGGAGGCATTTAATATATTCCAGAGACCCGCAAGTTTTTTCTataaaggccagatagtaaatattttcggCTTTGCAAGTCTGACAGCCTCTGTCTTGATttaactctgccactgtagtTGGCAAGCACCATAAGCAATATGCAAATGAGCAGAGTAACACTGCATTCCAATAAGACTTCATTTGCGgatgctgaaatttaaatttcatataattttcatgtgtcacagaATATTATCCTTGTGAAATATctgagatttcagattttcaaatttgaGATGCTCAATCAGTTAagaataatgcaaatattccaaaattcaaaaaaatccgAAGTCCAAAACTTCTGGTCCCAAGAATTTTGGATAAGGGATTTTTAACATGTACAAGCGCTACattaatgttgaataaataactttttcagaAGTGCAACAGAATGGTACAGTTgcctttttataatattaattaggTGCAACAGTGCTAAAAACCTTGGATCAGATATACTCAATACTACTACCTTAGCTACGTTAGCAGCAAAGTCTTAGTCTAAAGATCCTACAAGGTGGGAGggtcttggtttttgtttttgtttttgtttttttgagacagagtctcactctgtcacccaggctgaagtgcagtggtgtcatcctagctcactgcagcctccaactcctgggctcaagtgatcctcctgcctcagcctccccagtagctgggactacaggcgtgcaccaccacacccagctaatttttctatttttagtagagacagggtctcactcttgctcaggctggtttcgaactcctgacctcgaatgatcctcctgccttggcctctcagagtgctgggattacaggcacgtgccacacCATACTCAGCTGGTTTTTGAAGTCAGCAGAAATGGTTGTGCTGTACTATATAGACTCACCAAACATAATATAGTAGTGTGATtttctgttcagattcttctgaTCCACATCTGCAGGAAAGACCTTAATGTAGCCCCCTCCACAGTCCATCTTCTGCTCATGTTTCACTGTGTATTGAATGACCAGGGTTTTGCCTTTGTTGCTGAATGGTTTGAAGCGTGCAGAGATGGCGTAGAATCTGCCATTCTGAGTGGTTTGCAGACCTTTGAACAAAAACCACTCGTGAAGGATTAGGAATGACATTGTGCTCACTAATGCAGGGCAGTTAAACTGATGTCCTTCCCTCACTCCCAACAGTAAACATCCTAACAATTTTCATCGATCCAGTGCCTACCGTATATTTATACCATAATACACAACAAGTACACTGCTAACAGGCTCTCTGCTTCCACAGAACTTCTATGTCATGCACCTGGATGTTTTTGTGCTTAATATGCCACTGTTATGTTTTAAGTTACAAAAACACTTCAACTTTAAATGACAAATAGGCAATCTAATTACTGATAAAAGGTTAATTTTGCCTTCATTCATCTTCCAAGGGGTGGGAATATACAATAAGCTTATGTAGCAACTGAATAAAAAATGGAACTCTCtatccctttccctcccctcccctcctctcccctcccctcccctcctctcccctcctctccctttctcttccctgcaTTCCTTTtcagacaaagtcttgctctgttgcctgggctggagtgcggtggtgtcatcatagctcacggcaacctcaaactcctgggctcaagtgatcctcctgcctcagcctcccaaagtgctggggttacatgagtgagccaccatgcccggcctctattgcttttttaaattctcatccTAAAACTTCTACTTAAGAGACACAACAGAGAACATGCCTGAAAAGGTGCTGATTTGTAAGATGGCACTTCATTACACTGGGTGAGCTGCCTTGTATGTGTCACCTATGTTGTGGCTCTTTTTATGAACACACCAATCTTTCTGTCACAGATATCGTCTCATATTTGTTTATGTGACCACTTTAAGACACCCCTTTCCTAGTAGCCATGAGGCTCAGTCCCAAATCTTTTTCTTATACTGGAGTGTGTCAGACAAACCTAAAGATAGAGCCATTCTTGTAACTTATCTGATGCCACCATAAACGAACTTGGCATTTTGTATCCATGGGtccattctttttgtttgtttgtttgtttgttgtttttgagacaaggtcttgctttgtctctcaggctagagtacagtgacatcatcatagctcactatagcctcaaactcctgggctgggctcagcaatcctcctgcctcagcctcccgagcagctaggactgcaggtgaacaccaccacatttggctaatttttacaattttttgtagagatggaatttcactatgttgtccaggctggtctcaagcaatattcctgcctcagcctcccaaagtactgagataacaggtgtgagccactgcacctggccagaccCATTCCTACTATAACCTACCGGATGCCATCATAAATGAACTTGGCATTTTGTATTCATGTGTCCAGACCAGAACTCATGGCTGACTCCCCACCACCatacctctctctcccctccattcTTCACTCACCCTTCCCTTTGTCATGGGATCCAtagccccttcccctcctctcccccgccCTCCAGCATCCAAGCAATTCCTAAGGCCATATGATTTCCTACCTCCCTCTGTGTCTTGCCACCGTCCTCCGACACTCCCATTCTCTCTAACCACCTCTCACCTCTGATTACATTCAACTCATCTTTCCATCTATGGCTTCTATGTCATGGTCCCAGGAGACCACAAGGAAAGGGGGCATATTAACTGGTATCCCCAGGGCCTTATCCACGTCTACTCTCTGTAAACATGTGGTGAAGGAATTAATGAAATGCACAAAATCTCAGGATTCCACactgaagaaaggaaaactattgTGGGGAGGGGAACCCTTGACTCTAAGTGGAAAGTCCTATTTTTGGACAAGTTTCATGGAATTATTTATCTTTCacttcatttttgtcattttgtcatACACCTTGAATTTTGTCATATAGCTTGAATTTTTACCAATCATTTGTGCCAACATGTATCTTATGAAATAATGCAAAGGAtccaggccgggcatggtggctcatccctgtaatcctagcactctgggaggctgaggcgggaggatcgctcgaggtcgagttcgagaccagcctgagtaagagcgagacccctgtctctacagaaaggaatgatttggacagctaaaaatatacacagaaaaaattagctgggcatggtggcacatggctgtagtcccagctactcgggagactgaggcaggaggattgcttgagcccaggagtttgaggttgctgtgagctaggctgatgccatggcactcactctagtctgggcaacagagcgagactctgtctcaaaaaaaaagaaaaaaaaaggatccaAAGCCAGAGGCTACTGGACATTGGAGCAACAACGCCAAGATGGAGGTTAAGTGGAAGGTGGTGACAAGTGAAACTTTTTCTATAAGGCTAGATagaaaatacagttgacccttgaacaacacaggtttcaACTGCACAgatccacttatacatggatttttttccaataaaagttACCCTGAGTCTGTCTGCCTCTCCTACCTCCCCTTCTATCTCTTCTACCTCTGCCACCCTTGAGGCAGCAAAACCaatccctcttcttcctcctccttagcCTACCCAATATGAAGATGAtgagaatgaagacctttatgaggatccacttctacttaatgcATACTAAATATATTCTCTGTTCCTTACGATTTTGTTAATAACAATTttttagcttactttattataagaatatagtatataatacatataacatgcaaaatatatgttaatcaactattttgttatcagtaaggcttccagtcaacagtagtcTATGAGTAGTTAAGTTTTcaggaagtcaaaagttataggAGGATTTTCAGCTGCACAggggtcagtgcccctaacccttgagttgttcaagggtcaactgtattttagactttgtgggccatatggtctctgtcccAACTACCCTGTCATAGACAGTATGTAAATGTAACTGGGTTCCAAAAAACTTCATTTATGGACACTAAACTTTCACATACTTCattgaattttacataatttttacatcTCACAAAACACTATTccccttttgattttttccctccagcaattaaaaaatgtaaaaatcactgGCAGCTCTCTGGCTATACAAACACAGATGGCAGACCAGCTGTTGTTCGCTAACCTTTGATCATAAGATATAAGAAGAAGCCAGAATAGAGATTATCCTTGGGGTCAAGAGGCTACTGATTGGGGTAGGGTGGGGACATTCAAGGGACTTTTCTTTGGGgaggaaaactgaaaatgttaCTTATCTTGACTTGCCTGTACAGATGTAAAAATTCATCCTGATGTAACGTTTACCTCCACACGTTTTCTTTTTTacgtgaaaataaaaatgagaagtatCCTCTCACCTTGTCCCCTCAGATCCCTGAACTCATTTGATTAGGGCCTATGAGGCgggggtgaccttgggcaataaagaaagaaaaaagaaaacaaaaaacaaggcaaCCAAGATTCTACTTTTTTGCCTTAGGATCCCCTGCTGCGAAATGGGAGTAAGAGCGTTAGGGTGTGCCACGACTACCTCGACAGGTTGTTAGGGAggttgaacattttattttctcctgattCTACACTAACCTTTGTCTTTCTCTATATGACCATAAAACTTCCCCGATGAGAGTCTGAAATGCCCAAATTGGGAGTCATTGGTAGACTGCACCCATCGGTTTCTCCAGCGCTCTGTGGAGGGAAATAACACAGGTTAGAGCTGAAAACTGTTCATTTGAGTccagagggtgggtgggggaggtcCGTGGGGTCGGGCCTGGGGACAACGGCGACTCTGGCCATCTTTTAGCAGTAGGCGGTAGGATGGGGTAGCTTACACCCCCGCCACCACGGGCGTGGCCCCTTCACCTC encodes:
- the CALR3 gene encoding calreticulin-3 isoform X1 — encoded protein: MAGARVTLWAICVLRGALATVYFQEEFLDGERWRNRWVQSTNDSQFGHFRLSSGKFYGHIEKDKGLQTTQNGRFYAISARFKPFSNKGKTLVIQYTVKHEQKMDCGGGYIKVFPADVDQKNLNRKSHYYIMFGPDICGFDIKKVHIILHFKNQYHANKKPIRCKVDAFTHLYTLILRPDLTYDVKIDGQSIESGSIEYDWNLTSLKKEKSAESKDWDQAKDDKAQDWEKHFLDASASKPSDWNAELDGDWQAAMLQKPPYQNGLKPEGIDKDIWLHQKMKSTNYLMQYDLSEFENIGAIGLELWQVRSGTIFDNFLITDDEGYAEHFGKATWGETKGPEREMDAIQAKEEVKKAREEDEEELLAGKFNGHENFFNRFHRRDEL
- the CALR3 gene encoding calreticulin-3 isoform X2; translation: MAGARVTLWAICVLRGALATVYFQEEFLDGERWRNRWVQSTNDSQFGHFRLSSGKFYGHIEKDKGLQTTQNGRFYAISARFKPFSNKGKTLVIQYTVKHEQKMDCGGGYIKVFPADVDQKNLNRKSHYYIMFGPDICGFDIKKVHIILHFKNQYHANKKPIRCKVDAFTHLYTLILRPDLTYDVKIDGQSIESGSIEYDWNLTSLKKEKSAESKDWDQAKDDKAQDWEKHFLDASASKPSDWNAELDGDWQAAMLQKPPYQNGLKPEGIDKDIWLHQKMKSTNYLMQYDLSEFENIGAIGLELWQVRSGTIFDNFLITDDEGYAEHFGKATWGETKRKHAQEWNCWVVWSDVASFQCGCVSYIPSCSRVQKGRWMPYRPRKK